A stretch of the Fusarium musae strain F31 chromosome 2, whole genome shotgun sequence genome encodes the following:
- a CDS encoding hypothetical protein (EggNog:ENOG41) — MGMQGPLTAQALGRSPYDDVVEWDDDHDEPPNTNDSGQQYDHRGRPINPETKRVNRDIIRSHNEVMLVIGVAEQENPTTNPEAESDKRHAMYEDDVGTNLAFSALRCVDAAGAFGLDGFRQRVLVCFADPLCPIY; from the exons ATGGGAATGCAGGGCCCCTTAACTGCCCAAGCGCTT GGCCGGTCTCCTTatgacgatgttgttgaatgggatgatgatcatgacgaGCCACCAAATACCAACGACTCTGGCCAACAATATGACCATCGAGGCCGTCCAATCAACCCTGAAACCAAAAGAGTCAACAGAGACATCATTCGTTCCCATAATGAAGTTATGCTAGTTATTGGGGTCGCTGAGCAAGAGAATCCAACTACAAATCCAGAGGCCGAGTCTGATAAACGTCATGCCATGTATGAGGATGACGTGGGCACTAATCTTGCCTTCTCAGCCCTTCGTTGCGTGGACGCTGCCGGTGCCTTTGGGCTAGATGGCTTCCGTCAGCGAGTTTTGGTATGTTTTGCAGACCCTTTATGTCCCATATACTAA
- a CDS encoding hypothetical protein (BUSCO:EOG09262QL6~EggNog:ENOG41~MEROPS:MER0064621): protein MAKRQASEALDDLVGVASPASKRSRLDDIDSPEPNGTSNELIDESNTSGMAQEDDANEDDDQDPTAAAPIRQSAPTDGYDDLYLDTIDRNVLDFDFEKLCSVSLSNINVYACLVCGKYFQGRGPKSHAYFHSLDEDHHVYINLETQRVYVLPEGYEVKSRSLDDIKYVSDPRYSKKEVIEMDRTPRTSYTLDRKVYIPGFVGMNNIKENDYLNVIVQALAHVAPLRNYLLLEDFSKKTELVKRCSILIRKIWNPRAFKAHVSPHELLQEISLRSNKRFTLTTQSDPVDFLSWFLNNLHLGLGGSKTKPGSSMIQRTFQGKMKVESQAITARADATDRLRFEDADVKVDIVRFLLLTLDLPSAPLFQDELEKNIIPQVPLTTILTKYDGQRAQEHHAQRKRYRLMHPLPPFLAFHVKRFSQNKFVSERNPTIVTFDARNLDMSPYVEPNPKEWPPGEPIWYDLVANVIHEAVRVREDVVDSGEERKIWKVQLKNKATGEWVVCQDLYVDKVQSELLYLGEAYLQIWERRRDPRGKGKAP, encoded by the coding sequence ATGGCAAAGCGCCAGGCCTCCGAGGCCCTCGACGATCTTGTTGGTGTAGCCTCGCCAGCTTCCAAGAGATCTCGATTGGATGACATTGATTCACCTGAACCGAACGGTACTTCGAACGAACTCATCGACGAGTCTAATACCAGTGGAATGGCGCAAGAAGACGACGCAaacgaagacgacgaccaAGACCCCACTGCCGCAGCACCTATAAGACAATCAGCGCCTACTGACGGGTATGATGACCTTTACCTCGATACTATCGATCGCAACGTGCTCGACTTCGACTTCGAGAAGTTATGCTCCGTTTCCCTTTCGAACATCAACGTTTACGCATGCCTCGTCTGCGGAAAGTATTTCCAAGGTCGTGGTCCGAAATCCCATGCTTACTTCCACTCGCTTGATGAGGATCACCACGTCTATATAAATCTGGAAACACAGCGTGTCTATGTCCTTCCTGAAGGGTACGAGGTCAAGAGCCGCTCGCTCGATGACATCAAGTACGTGTCGGATCCGCGATATAGTAAGAAGGAGGTTATCGAGATGGACCGCACACCACGCACCAGCTACACTCTTGATAGAAAAGTGTACATCCCTGGATTTGTGGGAAtgaacaacatcaaggaGAATGACTATCTCAACGTCATAGTACAGGCTCTTGCGCATGTCGCGCCATTGCGTAACTACCTGCTTCTCGAGGATTTTTCGAAAAAGACGGAGCTTGTCAAGCGATGCAGCATTCTGATCCGCAAGATCTGGAATCCGAGGGCGTTCAAGGCTCACGTTTCTCCTCATGAACTTCTCCAGGAGATATCACTGCGCTCGAACAAGCGCTTTACCCTCACAACTCAGTCGGATCCTGTCGATTTTCTATCCTGGTTCTTGAACAACCTCCACCTTGGGCTCGGTGGCAGCAAGACCAAACCTGGCAGTTCCATGATCCAGCGTACATTCCAGGGTAAGATGAAGGTTGAATCCCAGGCCATCACAGCTCGTGCCGACGCTACTGATCGACTGCGCTTTGAAGATGCGGATGTCAAAGTGGACATTGTGCGCTTCCTCCTTCTGACGCTGGACCTCCCGTCAGCGCCACTCTTTCAGGACGAACTCGAAAAGAACATCATCCCTCAAGTTCCCCTGACAACCATTCTCACAAAATATGACGGTCAGAGGGCTCAAGAGCACCACGCTCAACGCAAGCGTTACCGACTCATGCACCCTCTCCCCCCATTTCTTGCCTTTCACGTCAAGCGCTTCTCCCAGAACAAGTTTGTTTCTGAGCGCAACCCAACAATCGTCACTTTTGACGCCCGTAATCTCGACATGTCACCATACGTTGAGCCAAACCCCAAGGAGTGGCCCCCAGGTGAGCCCATCTGGTATGATCTGGTAGCCAATGTCATTCACGAAGCTGTTCGAGTACGAGAGGACGTTGTTGACAGCGGCGAGGAACGTAAGATATGGAAGGTTCAGCTGAAAAACAAGGCGACGGGTGAATGGGTGGTTTGTCAAGATTTATATGTTGATAAAGTACAGAGCGAGCTGTTATATCTTGGTGAGGCATATCTCCAGATCTGGGAACGGAGGAGAGATCCCAGGGGCAAAGGCAAGGCCCCATGA
- a CDS encoding hypothetical protein (EggNog:ENOG41) — MDTSNLWSRRTNTGKLSLSTPGQGSSGDSFNRNASFPKRQGGDTPSSTKPNPFNTTPGGLVSPTSGASSAFGLGSGAFASFGSAKTPKTSANPFDTAMASAVVKSGTKDPSKSAGKGASMTAISENNQSGVSTANPSHALVDSWTFWYRPPISKAHGFIEYEKTLHEIATVRTGEEFWEIYRHLKRPSTLPVVSDFHLFKKGIRPIWEDDVNKKGGKWVVRMKKGVADRYWEDLILSLIGDQFADASDDVCGAVLSVRNGEDILSIWTRTDGGRVIKIRETMKHVLNFPASTRIEFKSHDSSIQQRTAIEEQRREKASQHHHHDKRHTGGPSKQAAEQSHP, encoded by the exons ATGGATACTAGCAACCTCTGGTCCCGCCGCACAAA CACCGGCAAGCTTTCCCTCTCAACGCCCGGACAAGGGTCCAGTGGTGACTCCTTCAATCGCAATGCCTCATTCCCCAAGCGCCAGGGTGGCGATACTCCTTCGTCGACTAAACCGAACCCTTTTAATACCACACCTGGAGGTCTAGTGTCGCCCACGAGCGGTGCCTCCAGTGCCTTTGGCCTAGGCTCTGGAGCGTTTGCTTCGTTTGGGTCGGCTAAAACCCCGAAGACTTCAGCCAATCCTTTCGATACTGCCATGGCATCAGCGGTAGTCAAGTCCGGCACGAAGGACCCATCCAAGAGTGCGGGTAAAGGAGCCAGCATGACTGCGATTTCTGAGAACAACCAGTCTGGGGTATCCACGGCAAATCCTTCGCATGCGTTAGTCGATTCATGGACATTTTGGTATCGACCACCGATCTCGAAGGCACACGGCTTCATCGAATATGAGAAGACGCTACACGAGATCGCAACTGTACGGACTGGAGAAGAGTTCTGGGAGATTTATCGTCACCTGAAACGTCCCTCTACACTCCCCGTTGTCTCTGATTTTCACCTTTTCAAGAAAGGCATTCGCCCAATATGGGAGGATGATGTTAATAAGAAGGGAGGAAAGTGGGTGGTTCGGATGAAGAAGGGCGTAGCAGACAGGTACTGGGAAGATCTCATTCTCAGCCTCATTGGTGATCAGTTTGCCGATGCTAGCGATGATGTTTGTGGTGCTGTTCTAAGTGTTCGCAATGGTGAGGACATTCTCAGCATCTGGACTCGCACTGACGGTGGCCGAGTCATCAAGATTCG CGAGACGATGAAGCATGTCCTTAACTTTCCAGCAAGCACTCGCATCGAATTCAAGAGCCACGATTCTAGCATTCAACAACGAACAGCCATCGAGGAGCAGCGCCGTGAAAAGGCTAgccaacatcaccaccacgacAAGCGCCACACAGGTGGACCCTCGAAGCAGGCCGCTGAACAGTCCCACCCTTAG
- a CDS encoding hypothetical protein (MEROPS:MER0059846), with translation MEWLGHAELNFTHAPSPRKVQEKDGNATDLLSICEKATPPCRLNPLLFNGHLQTMWTATKPAGPKIYYKRKIFDADHKIYHGTFAVDFAVEPFEAPEDPSLSRRTAYFTPEEFDHIGSDDCKPMLVVLHGLSGGSHEIYLRHTIAPLIGEGGWEVCVVNSRGCARSKITSGVLYNARATWDIRQSNTNYCGEEGPSCVLKGAVVCSNPFNLDVSSKILQNSYIGKEVYLRVMGSALKELAATHRTELEKYSKIDVEAVMNITYLYEFDRLIQCPSWGYPTESAYYRDASSVDSILSIEIPFLAVHSTDDPIAVKEAIPYEEFKQNPNTVLLTSSLGGHLCWFETSGGRWFTKPVANFLNHLAFKADLDDLRPLVNPNNNDHLADGHGYIPMRRKLVIVED, from the exons ATGGAGTGGCTTGGACACGCAGAACTCAACTTCACTCATGCGCCTTCACCACGAAAGGTGCAAGAGAAAGATGGCAATGCCACCGATCTCTTATCCATCTGCGAAAAGGCAACACCGCCATGCCGGCTGAACCCACTGCTCTTCAATGGCCATCTGCAGACGATGTGGACAGCGACCAAACCTGCTGGACCAAAGATTTACTATAAGCGCAAGATTTTCGACGCTGACCACAAGATCTACCATGGAACGTTCGCCGTGGACTTTGCTGTTGAGCCTTTTGAGGCCCCTGAGGACCCTTCATTGTCTCGACGAACGGCTTACTTCACTCCAGAAGAGTTCGATCATATCGGGTCAGACGACTGCAAGCCCATGCTTGTGGTTCTGCATGGTCTTTCAGGTGGTTCTCACGAGATCTACCTTCGACATACTATTGCGCCATTGATTGGCGAGGGCGGCTGGGAAGTCTGCGTGGTTAACTCGCGAGGTTGTGCGCGCAGCAAGATCACCAGTGGTGTCTTGTACAACGCCCGAGCGACATGGGATATTCGTCAG TCTAACACAAACTACTGTGGCGAGGAGGGCCCCAGCTGTGTCCTCAAGGGAGCAGTTGTATGCAGCAACCCATTCAATCTAGACGTCTCCAGCAAGATCCTACAGAACAGCTACATCGGCAAAGAAGTTTATCTTCGAGTCATGGGCA GTGCTCTGAAAGAACTCGCTGCCACGCATAGAACCGAGTTGGAAAAGTACAGCAAAATCGATGTTGAGGCCGTGATGAACATCACGTATCTGTATGAGTTTGATCGCCTTATCCA GTGCCCTTCTTGGGGGTATCCGACGGAGAGTGCATACTACCGCGATGCTTCATCAGTGGATTCCATACTTTCCATTGAGATTCCTTTCCTGGCTGTCCACTCAACTGATGATCCG ATTGCCGTCAAGGAAGCTATTCCATATGAAGAATTCAAACAGAACCCCAACACTGTCCTTCTCACCTCTAGCCTGGGAGGACATCTGTGTTGGTTTGAAACCTCGGGCGGTCGGTGGTTTACAAAACCT GTTGCCAATTTCTTAAACCATCTTGCTTTCAAGGCCGATCTCGATGATCTCAGGCCTCTCGTTAACCCCAACAACAATGATCATTTAGCTGACGGACATGGCTATATCCCTATGCGACGTAAGCTAGTCATTGTGGAAGACTAA